The following are from one region of the Osmia bicornis bicornis chromosome 8, iOsmBic2.1, whole genome shotgun sequence genome:
- the LOC114881035 gene encoding uncharacterized protein LOC114881035: protein MNAIMMFMVVVGLCAAMPQYYIPEGFVYPHPANLLNSAVEDTLPNELRNDFYKNPIIAAKLAKESWIFNKEMQVIDRETDKIPREKVYNVLHNAGFVRK, encoded by the exons ATGAACGCAATTATGATGTTTATGGTCGTCGTAGGATTGTGTGCAGCTATGCCACAATACTACATTCCTGAAGGTTTTGTGTATCCTCATCCGGCTAATCTATTGAATTCAGCGGTAGAAGATACCTTACCCAACGAGTTGCGAAACGACTTCTACAAAAATCCTATAATTGCAGCCAAACTTGCGAAAGAATCATGGATTTTCAACAAAGAGATGCag GTAATTGATCGTGAAACGGATAAAATTCCACGAGAAAAAGTATACAACGTTCTTCATAATGCCGGATTTGTACGAAAATAA
- the LOC114881034 gene encoding polyglutamine-binding protein 1, producing the protein MPLPAALAARLAKRGLISGSEKQESSKKESKKKIHEEVIAEDYDNTKEEINQIDISQKFMGYSGCPNKYNIYHECTKKCKELWGLGHVQPSDKYLKKQMRLIQRYPLPETWKAVYDPGSGQHYYWDWSSDLVSWLPPGHPKCQISQPASQLREELHLKAADQDDNMSSDDSGSDQEPMEIDETEAKSDRKDRKPESRVRHKSGDNKRNQRVERLENKEKKDRTLDPMDPASYSDIPRGKWSDGLARHNEAKTGADTTASGPLYQMRPYPSPGAVLRSNRANKAESESSNKPKVSGPEKPE; encoded by the exons atgCCTCTTCCAGCTGCATTAGCTGCGCGACTTGCAAAGAGAGGACTTATTTCTGGATCTGAAAAGCAAG AATCTTCAAAAAAGGaatcaaagaaaaagataCATGAAGAAGTAATAGCCGAGGATTATGATAACACCaaagaagaaattaatcaaattgaTATTTCACAAAAATTTATG gGATATAGTGGTTGTCCtaacaaatataatatttatcatGAATGTActaaaaaatgtaaagaatTATGGGGGCTTGGACATGTACAACCTTCtgacaaatatttaaaaaaacaaatgcGACTGATACAAAGGTATCCCTTACCAGAAACTTGGAAAGCTGTTTATGACCCAGGATC tgGACAACATTATTATTGGGATTGGTCATCTGATTTGGTATCTTGGTTACCACCTGGTCACCCAAAATGTCAAATATCTCAACCAGCATCTCAATTGAGAGAAGAATTACATCTTAAAGCAGCAGATCAAGATGATAATATGTCCAGTGATGATAGTGGTAGCGATCAAGAACCGATGGAA ATAGATGAAACAGAAGCAAAATCAGATAGGAAAGATAGGAAACCAGAAAGCAGAGTAAGGCATAAATCAGGAGATAACAAAAGAAATCAAAGAGTGGAAAGATtggaaaataaagagaaaaaagatcGGACACTAGATCCTATGGATCCAGCATCTTATAGTGATATTCCACG AGGAAAATGGTCTGATGGTTTAGCAAGACACAATGAAGCTAAAACAGGTGCAGACACAACTGCTTCGGGTCCACTTTATCAAATGAGACCATACCCGAGTCCAGGCGCGGTTCTTCGGTCAAATAGAGCTAATAAAGCAGAATCAGAATCATCTAACAAACCTAAAGTATCGGGTCCCGAAAAACCAGAATAA